A window of the Brassica oleracea var. oleracea cultivar TO1000 chromosome C1, BOL, whole genome shotgun sequence genome harbors these coding sequences:
- the LOC106294866 gene encoding uncharacterized protein LOC106294866: MEFREKLLKFKFHIIFAFVFSLLTVALVTYSPGFLTVLSYFWPLFLSTALFLAAVFFFARTSDLPTSSTISSDGSGVKLAAEGILDYVVGGQEEETLLDSFTKLD, encoded by the coding sequence ATGGAGTTCCGAGAGAAGCTATTAAAGTTCAAGTTCCACATCATCTTCGCCTTCGTGTTCTCTCTCCTCACCGTCGCTCTCGTCACTTACTCTCCAGGTTTCCTCACCGTTTTATCTTACTTCTGGCCTCTATTTCTCTCGACCGCTCTATTTCTCGCCGCCGTTTTCTTCTTCGCCCGGACCTCCGACCTTCCGACGTCGTCTACCATCTCCAGCGATGGCTCTGGCGTAAAGTTAGCGGCAGAGGGGATCCTTGACTATGTGGTCGGCGGACAAGAGGAAGAAACTCTCCTTGATAGCTTCACTAAACTCGACTAG
- the LOC106317782 gene encoding meiotic recombination protein SPO11-1: MEGNFQISETTNLLRKIKEFTRSIVEDLAEGKSPEIAINRFRNYCNDPEADCFCSSDEPKGREILTLRKRSQTYRIDMLLRVLLIVQQLLQENRHGSKRDIYYMHPSAFKAQSVVDRAIADICILFQCSRYNLNVVSVGNGLVMGWLKFREAGRKFDCLSSLSTAFPVPVPVEEVEDIVSLAEYILVVEKETVFQRLANDMFCKTNRCIVVTGRGYPDVSTRRFLRLLMEKLQLPVHCLVDCDPYGFEILATYRFGSMQMAYDIESLRAPEMKWLGAFPSDSEIYGVPQQCLLPLTEEDKKRTEAMLLRCYLKREMPQWRLELESMLKRGVKFEIEALSVHSLSFLSEVYIPSKIRSEGSFH; the protein is encoded by the exons ATGGAGGGAAATTTTCAAATTTCGGAGACGACTAATCTGCTTCGAAAGATCAAAG AGTTTACTCGATCGATCGTCGAAGATCTAGCCGAGGGAAAATCTCCAGAAATTGCCATTAATCGATTCAGAAACTACTGCAACGATCCAGAAGCAGATTG TTTTTGCAGCTCCGATGAACCGAAAGGTCGGGAGATTCTCACGCTTAGGAAGAGATCGCAAACCTATAGAATCG ATATGTTGCTAAGAGTATTGTTGATAGTTCAACAACTTCTTCAAGAAAATAGACATGGATCCAAAAGGGATATCTACTATATGCATCCATCAGCATTCAAAG CACAATCTGTTGTAGACCGGGCAATTGCTGATATATGCATTCTTTTCCAGTGTAGTCGGTACAACTTGAATGTG GTGTCTGTTGGAAATGG GTTGGTGATGGGGTGGTTAAAGTTTAGGGAAGCTGGAAGGAAGTTTGATTGTTTAAGCAGCCTGAGTACT GCATTTCCCGTTCCTGTTCCTGTAGAGGAAGTCGAAG ATATTGTTAGTTTGGCAGAGTACATACTGGTGGTGGAAAAAGAAACAG TATTCCAGCGTTTAGCAAATGATATGTTTTGTAAGACGAACCGCTGCATCGTTGTCACA GGAAGAGGCTATCCTGATGTCTCTACAAGAAG GTTCTTACGACTCCTGATGGAGAAGCTACAACTACCTGTGCATTGTCTAGTCGACTGTGATCCATATGGCTTTGAAATCTTAGCCACATACCGTTTTGGCTCCATG CAAATGGCCTATGATATAGAATCACTACGAGCACCAGAGATGAAATGGCTGGGAGCTTTTCCTTCAGACTCTGAGATATACGGTGTTCCCCAACAGTGTCTCTTGCCCTTGACAGAAGAAG ATAAGAAAAGAACTGAAGCAATGTTGCTTAGATGCTACCTGAAGCGTGAAATGCCACAATGGAG GTTGGAACTTGAATCGATGCTGAAAAGAGGAGTGAAGTTTGAGATCGAAGCACTCTCAGTTCACTCACTCTCGTTTTTATCAGAAGTTTACATTCCTTCTAAAATACGTAGTGAGGGAAGCTTCCATTGA
- the LOC106317771 gene encoding pentatricopeptide repeat-containing protein At3g13160, mitochondrial codes for MSSLSRLLLRATNNFNTPTSGRFFSAATAAAAATSQRTPSLITLVNDEQDPKYITEKFKKASETEWFRKNIAVYERTVRRLAAAKKFEWIEEILEEQNKYHNMSKEGFVARIINLYGRAGMFENAQKVFDGMPERNCKRSVLSFNALLNASVNSKKFDLLESIFKELPGKLSIQPDIASYNTLIKGLCGKGSLSEAIALIDEIENKGLKPDHFTYNLLLHETYTKGHFELGEEIWARMVEKDLARDIRSYNARLLGLALEMKSEEMVNLFDELKGNGIKPDVFTFTAMVRGCAGAGKMDEAKTWYKELEKNGFRPMKLLFSTLLPAMCKAGDLESAFELCKEIFTKRLLVDGDIMQEVVDELVKGSKKDEAEEIVELAKKNDYLQFKLHLSSKE; via the coding sequence ATGTCGTCTCTGTCTCGCCTTCTCCTCCGTGCCACCAACAACTTCAACACCCCCACGAGCGGCCGCTTTTTCTCCGCCGCTACCGCTGCTGCAGCCGCAACCTCGCAACGAACACCGTCCCTAATCACCCTCGTAAACGACGAACAAGACCCTAAGTACATCACGGAGAAGTTCAAAAAGGCTTCCGAAACGGAGTGGTTCCGGAAGAACATAGCCGTCTATGAGAGAACCGTCCGCCGCCTCGCCGCAGCCAAGAAGTTTGAGTGGATCGAGGAGATCCTGGAGGAGCAGAACAAGTACCATAACATGTCAAAGGAAGGATTCGTGGCGAGGATCATCAATCTCTACGGACGAGCTGGTATGTTTGAGAATGCACAGAAGGTGTTCGACGGAATGCCTGAGAGAAACTGCAAGAGGTCAGTGTTGTCTTTCAACGCTTTGCTGAATGCGTCTGTGAACTCCAAGAAGTTCGATTTGCTCGAAAGTATCTTCAAGGAGTTGCCAGGTAAACTCTCGATCCAACCAGATATTGCGTCTTACAATACTCTGATCAAGGGGTTGTGCGGAAAGGGTTCTTTGTCGGAAGCTATTGCGTTGATTGATGAGATTGAGAACAAGGGTCTGAAACCTGATCATTTCACCTACAACTTGCTTTTACATGAGACTTATACAAAAGGGCATTTTGAGCTGGGAGAGGAGATATGGGCTAGAATGGTGGAGAAGGATCTTGCAAGGGACATACGTAGTTACAATGCTCGGTTGTTAGGATTAGCCTTGGAGATGAAATCAGAAGAGATGGTTAATCTCTTTGACGAACTTAAGGGTAATGGGATCAAACCTGATGTATTCACGTTCACTGCCATGGTTAGAGGATGTGCCGGTGCAGGAAAAATGGATGAAGCCAAAACGTGGTACAAGGAGTTAGAGAAGAACGGTTTTCGCCCAATGAAATTGCTCTTTTCCACGTTGCTTCCTGCAATGTGCAAGGCTGGTGATTTGGAGTCGGCTTTTGAGCTCTGCAAGGAGATATTCACTAAGCGTCTACTTGTCGATGGGGACATCATGCAAGAGGTAGTTGATGAATTGGTGAAAGGATCAAAGAAAGATGAAGCTGAGGAGATTGTTGAACTCGCCAAGAAGAACGATTATTTACAGTTCAAGCTACATCTCTCTTCGAAAGAGTAG
- the LOC106317761 gene encoding pentatricopeptide repeat-containing protein At3g13150, protein MSKVGSSLYTRLHGIFKESPISTVKTTAKPRTQTKSNKFVKKSKKPTASPASVAGGDAVMSSNDSKPTKDSNLTKKVEKFKRSCESQSFRQVHGLYSAFIRRLREANKFSIIDEVLQHQKKYEDIKSEDFVIRMMLLYGYSGMADHAHKLFDEMPELNCERTNKSFNALLSAYVNSRKVDEAMKVFKELPEKLGITPDLVTYNTMIKAVCRKGSMEDILSILEEVERNGLEPDMITFNTLLEEFYRRDLFAEGDRIWDLMKSKDLVPNIRSYNSRVRGLTRNKKFADAVELTGVMRAEGISPDVHTYNAFITGYRGDNNIEEALKWYDEMKENGLVPDTVTYCLLIPLVCKKGDLDRAVEMSEEAIRHKVLSRPNMYKPVIDGLVGEGKIDKAMQLVKDGKLQSYFRYLPGVSTGKKDTATVPVSSSPVEASVGDE, encoded by the coding sequence ATGAGCAAAGTGGGCTCCTCGCTGTACACTCGCCTCCATGGAATCTTCAAAGAATCTCCCATCTCCACCGTCAAGACCACCGCAAAACCCAGAACCCAAACCAAATCCAATAAGTTCGTCAAAAAATCTAAGAAACCCACAGCTTCTCCCGCCTCCGTCGCCGGAGGAGACGCAGTGATGTCCTCGAACGACTCAAAGCCAACGAAAGATTCAAACTTGACGAAGAAAGTAGAGAAATTCAAAAGATCCTGCGAGTCCCAGAGCTTCCGCCAAGTCCACGGACTCTACAGCGCCTTCATCCGCCGTCTCAGGGAGGCGAACAAGTTCTCGATCATCGACGAGGTCCTCCAGCACCAGAAGAAGTACGAAGACATAAAGTCCGAAGATTTCGTCATCCGTATGATGCTTCTCTACGGATACTCAGGAATGGCCGATCACGCCCACAAGCTGTTCGACGAAATGCCTGAGCTAAACTGCGAAAGGACCAACAAGTCGTTCAACGCGCTTTTATCGGCTTATGTTAATTCGAGGAAGGTCGATGAGGCTATGAAGGTGTTCAAGGAGTTGCCGGAGAAGCTAGGTATCACTCCTGATCTCGTCACTTATAATACAATGATCAAGGCGGTTTGTCGTAAAGGCTCGATGGAGGATATATTGTCGATCTTGGAGGAGGTTGAGAGGAACGGGCTTGAGCCTGATATGATCACTTTCAATACGTTGTTGGAGGAGTTTTATAGGAGGGATTTGTTTGCTGAAGGAGATAGGATTTGGGATTTGATGAAGTCGAAGGACCTTGTTCCCAACATTAGGAGTTATAACTCGAGAGTGAGAGGTTTGACGAGGAACAAGAAGTTTGCGGATGCGGTTGAACTCACTGGTGTTATGAGAGCCGAAGGGATCTCTCCTGATGTTCATACGTACAATGCTTTCATCACCGGTTACCGCGGCGATAATAATATCGAGGAGGCTTTGAAATGGTACGATGAGATGAAGGAGAACGGTTTGGTTCCTGATACTGTGACTTACTGTTTGTTGATCCCTCTCGTTTGTAAGAAAGGGGATCTTGATAGAGCGGTTGAGATGTCGGAAGAAGCTATTAGGCACAAGGTTCTGTCTCGCCCCAACATGTATAAACCAGTGATCGATGGTTTGGTGGGTGAAGGAAAGATTGATAAAGCAATGCAGCTAGTGAAGGATGGTAAGTTACAGAGTTACTTTCGTTACTTACCAGGCGTGTCCACTGGTAAGAAGGATACCGCTACCGTTCCTGTCTCTTCAAGTCCGGTCGAAGCTAGCGTGGGGGACGAGTAA
- the LOC106317804 gene encoding extensin-like, whose translation MMLHAFPPMDFSVDVSFEMQVNNNCDLCDQKVTEIMHSIIAVYSVTYGNIMKLEARANPNLFMAVVYKYRDHGKIIRLHFEGAPIAPQPGEGIGGGGYYNAPVNYPYHSPYAPQQQLLPGNFGYPMLKPPPPQQKEAPEGVYKQHTVPPPFAMQPPPPMPLSSYSYIEPPYWPAAPPSGGKCVIM comes from the exons ATGATGCTACATGCTTTTCCTCCAATGGATTTCTCTGTGGATGTG AGCTTTGAGATGCAAGTGAATAATAACTGTGACCTTTGCGACCAAAAAGTAACGGAAATTATGCATTCTATCATTG CTGTTTACTCTGTGACTTATGGCAATATAATGAAGCTGGAGGCTAGAGCTAACCCTAATTTGTTTATGGCGGTTGTTTATAAGTATCGCGATCACGGCAAGATCATAAGGCTCCACTTTGAAGGCGCACCTATCGCTCCTCAACCTGGAGAAGGAATAGGAGGAGGAGGCTATTACAACGCCCCTGTTAATTATCCATACCATTCTCCTTATGCTCCACAGCAGCAGCTTCTCCCTGGAAACTTTGGTTATCCGATGTTGAAGCCGCCTCCGCCACAGCAGAAGGAGGCTCCAGAAGGGGTGTATAAGCAGCATACTGTGCCTCCTCCTTTTGCTATGCAGCCGCCACCGCCAATGCCGTTGTCTAGTTACTCTTACATTGAACCTCCGTATTGGCCGGCCGCTCCGCCGAGTGGTGGTAAGTGTGTGATTATGTGA
- the LOC106339907 gene encoding 30S ribosomal protein S10, chloroplastic-like, translating into MQEEEEERSVLGLRTQWRFLSAFIVSIFSSTHGSVGFGSSVPSSLFTNKIFAAPETLDEPSSEEFSEVPSSSSRSVDADKMAPKQKIRIKLRSYWVPLIEDSCKQILEAARNTNAKTMGPVPLPTKKRIYCVLKSPHVHKDARFHFEIRTHQRMIDILYPTAQTIDSLMQLDLPAGVDVEVKL; encoded by the exons ATGC AGGAGGAAGAAGAAGAAAGATCGGTTCTTGGTTTGAGAACTCAATGGCGGTTTCTCTCTGCTTTCATTGTTTCCATCTTTTCTTCTACTCATGGCAGCGTTGGATTTGGCTCCTCCGTCCCTTCCTCCTTGTTCACGAATAAGATCTTCGCTGCTCCCGAAACTCTCGATGAACCATCCTCTGAGGAATTCTCCGAG GTTCCGAGCTCTTCCTCCAGAAGTGTAGACGCAGATAAG ATGGCGCCAAAGCAAAAGATTAGGATCAAGCTTAGATCATACTGGGTGCCTCTTATTGAGGACTCATGCAAGCAGATACTTGAGGCTGCGAGGAATACTAATGCTAAGACTATGGGTCCTGTTCCATTGCCGACCAAGAAGCGTATCTACTGTGTTCTCAAGTCTCCCCACGTTCACAAGGATGCAAGGTTCCACTTTGAGATCCGGACGCACCAGCGGATGATTGATATTCTCTACCCTACTGCTCAGACCATCGACTCCTTGATGCAGCTGGATCTTCCTGCTGGTGTTGATGTGGAGGTGAAGCTTTGA
- the LOC106317814 gene encoding ABC transporter C family member 6 → MENPLDFLLIQPIYLPLLSLFLNLVLLLILFGSWVYKKSAACENSDGFIAKRSTKMYNKLVVVSCVSLSVFYSVLSLLSCVRWHSNVWTLSDLLLAALTWGTISMYLRGLYTDEKKLPYLLRVWWIFYFLISCYRLVVDFALYKKQELVSVHNIVSELVGVCAGLFLCCSCLWKKGEEGERTTLLEEPFLSENEGCDDEVTTPFAKAGFLSLMSFSWMSPLVTLGNEKIIDSKDVPQVDSSDRAENLFRVFRSKLEWDDGVRRITTFKLVKALFLSVWRDILLSFLFAFAYTMSCYVAPYLMDSFVQYLNGQRQYKHQGYVLVTIFFVAKLVECQTRRHWFFRGGKAGLGMKAVLVSMIYEKGLTLPCHSKQGQGQTSGEIINLMAVDADRLNAFTWFMHDPWILVLQVSLALWILYKSLGLGSIAAFPAFILVMLANYPFAKLEDKFQSKLMKSKDNRMKKTSEVLLNMRILKLQGWEMKFLSKILDLRHVEAVWLKKFVYNSAAMSSVLWTAPSFISATAFGACVLLKIPLESGKILAALATFRILQSPIYKLPETISMFVQVKVSLGRIASFLCLDDLEKDVVERLTYSEMALEVSNGCFSWDDSSPIPTLREVSFEVSQGMNVAVCGTVGSGKSSLLSSILGEVPNISGTVKVFGRKAYVAQSPWIQSGKVEDNILFGKPMEREWYERVLEACCLNKDLELLPFNDQTVIGERGINLSGGQKQRIQIARALYQNADIYLFDDPFSAVDAHTGSHLFKEVILRILKDKTVIYVTHQVEFLPEADLILVMKDGKITQAGRYNEILDSGTDFMELVGAHTDALATVDTYEQGCASSESTTNKEKEAPKLEKDSGNKPRGQLVQQEEREKGKVGFTVYKKYIALAYGGAVIPIILLVQILFQILNIGSNYWMTWVTPVSKDVEPPVSGFTLILVYVVLAIASSLCILVRALLVSMTGFKMATELFTQMHLRVFRASMSFFDVTPMGRILNRASTDQSVVDLRLPGQFAYVAIAAINILGIMGVMIQVAWQVLIIFIPVVAASAWYRHYYISAARELARLAGISRSPLVHHFSETLSGVTTIRSFDQEPRFLGDIMKLSDCLSRLRFHSTGAMEWLCFRLELLSTIAFAVSLVIVVSAPEGTVNPSFAGLAITYALNLNSLQSTLVWTLCDLENKMISVERMLQYVDIPSEPSLVIESTRPEKSWPSRGEITISNLQVRYGPHLPMVLHGLTCTFPGGLKTGIVGRTGCGKSTLIQTLFRIVEPTAGEIRIDGIDILTIGLHDLRSRLSIIPQDPTMFEGTVRSNLDPLEEYSDDQIWEALDKCQLGDEVRKKELKLDSSVSENGQNWSVGQRQLVCLGRVLLKRSKVLVLDEATASVDTATDNLIQETLRQHFRDCTVITIAHRISSVIDSDMVLLLDQGLIKEHDSPGRLLEDKSSSFSKLVAEYTTSSESKFSRSC, encoded by the exons ATGGAAAATCCTCTCGATTTTCTTCTCATTCAGCCCATCTACTTACCTTTGCTCTCCTTATTCTTGAATCTGGTGCTTTTGCTAATTCTTTTTGGTTCATGGGTATACAAGAAGAGTGCAGCTTGTGAAAACAGTGATGGCTTCATTGCTAAAAGGTCTACAAAGATGTATAACAAGCTGGTTGTTGTAAGCTGTGTCTCGTTATCTGTGTTTTATTCTGTGCTCTCGTTGCTGAGCTGCGTTCGCTGGCATTCAAATGTGTGGACTCTCTCTGATCTTCTGTTGGCTGCGCTTACTTGGGGTACCATCTCTATGTACCTTCGTGGACTATACACTGATGAGAAAAAGTTACCATATTTGCTTAGGGTCTGGTGGATTTTCTATTTCTTGATTTCTTGCTACCGTCTTGTGGTAGACTTCGCTCTATACAAGAAGCAAGAACTAGTGTCAGTTCACAATATAGTGTCTGAGTTAGTGGGTGTTTGCGCTGGCTTGTTTCTCTGTTGTTCGTGCCTGTGGAAGAAAGGAGAAGAAGGTGAGAGGACCACCCTTCTCGAAGAACCATTCTTGAGTGAGAATGAAGGCTGTGATGATGAGGTAACTACACCTTTTGCAAAAGCTGGGTTTCTAAGCCTCATGAGTTTCTCCTGGATGAGTCCTTTGGTCACCTTAGGAAACGAGAAAATCATAGACAGCAAGGACGTTCCTCAAGTTGACAGCAGTGACAGAGCTGAGAATTTATTTCGAGTCTTTAGGAGTAAGCTTGAATGGGACGATGGTGTGAGAAGGATCACCACGTTTAAGCTTGTCAAAGCACTCTTCCTCTCAGTGTGGAGAGACATTCTCTTGTCATTTCTGTTTGCTTTTGCCTACACGATGTCTTGCTACGTTGCGCCGTATCTCATGGATAGTTTTGTTCAGTACCTGAACGGTCAAAGGCAATATAAGCACCAAGGATATGTTTTAGTGACGATTTTCTTCGTCGCCAAGCTTGTGGAATGCCAAACGCGGAGGCACTGGTTCTTCAGGGGAGGCAAAGCTGGACTTGGGATGAAAGCGGTTCTAGTTTCAATGATCTACGAGAAGGGCTTGACCCTTCCATGTCACTCAAAGCAAGGACAAGGACAAACTAGTGGCGAGATTATAAACCTCATGGCGGTAGATGCTGACAGGCTAAACGCTTTCACTTGGTTTATGCACGATCCGTGGATACTTGTGCTACAAGTTAGTTTGGCCTTATGGATCTTGTACAAGAGCCTCGGACTTGGATCGATTGCAGCTTTTCCAGCCTTTATTTTAGTTATGCTTGCAAACTATCCCTTTGCAAAGCTGGAAGACAAGTTCCAGAGCAAACTGATGAAGTCCAAAGATAACAGGATGAAGAAAACATCGGAGGTGTTGCTGAACATGAGGATTCTCAAACTTCAAGGGTGGGAGATGAAGTTCCTTTCCAAGATTCTTGACCTTAGACATGTAGAAGCAGTCTGGCTCAAGAAGTTTGTGTATAACTCAGCCGCTATGAGCTCTGTTCTGTGGACCGCGCCTTCTTTCATATCCGCAACAGCTTTTGGCGCTTGTGTGTTGCTCAAGATCCCTCTTGAGTCAGGGAAGATACTGGCGGCGCTCGCGACGTTTCGGATTCTGCAGAGTCCAATCTACAAACTTCCTGAGACAATCTCCATGTTTGTTCAGGTTAAGGTGTCTCTCGGCAGGATTGCGTCTTTTCTCTGTCTGGATGATTTGGAGAAAGATGTTGTGGAGCGACTTACTTATTCAGAGATGGCTCTTGAAGTCAGCAATGGTTGCTTCTCTTGGGATGACTCTTCCCCAATCCCAACACTGAGAGAGGTGAGTTTTGAAGTATCTCAAGGGATGAATGTAGCTGTTTGCGGTACCGTTGGTTCTGGTAAATCAAGCTTGCTCTCATCCATACTAGGTGAAGTCCCCAACATATCTGGAACTGTTAAGGTTTTTGGAAGAAAGGCATACGTTGCACAATCTCCTTGGATCCAGAGCGGCAAGGTGGAGGATAATATTCTGTTTGGTAAGCCAATGGAAAGAGAATGGTACGAGAGAGTGCTTGAAGCATGCTGTTTGAACAAGGACTTGGAGTTGCTTCCGTTCAATGACCAGACTGTTATTGGGGAAAGGGGTATCAATCTAAGCGGTGGACAGAAGCAACGTATACAAATCGCTCGTGCTCTCTACCAAAACGCAGATATTTATCTGTTCGACGACCCTTTTAGTGCAGTAGACGCTCATACAGGATCACATCTCTTCAAG GAAGTCATTTTGAGGATTCTGAAAGACAAGACAGTCATATACGTCACTCATCAAGTTGAATTCCTGCCTGAAGCTGATCTTATACTG GTTATGAAAGATGGAAAGATCACGCAAGCAGGGAGATACAATGAGATTCTCGATTCAGGAACAGACTTCATGGAGCTTGTGGGAGCTCACACTGACGCCTTAGCAACAGTTGATACATATGAACAAGGCTGTGCTTCATCAGAATCAACTACAAACAAAGAAAAAGAAGCACCCAAGCTTGAGAAAGATTCGGGTAATAAGCCAAGAGGACAACTAGTTCAACAGGAGGAAAGGGAGAAGGGGAAAGTTGGGTTCACTGTATACAAAAAATACATAGCGCTAGCATATGGAGGAGCAGTGATTCCTATTATATTGCTAGTACAGATTCTCTTTCAGATTCTAAACATTGGGAGCAACTATTGGATGACATGGGTGACTCCTGTTTCCAAGGATGTTGAACCTCCGGTGAGCGGGTTTACATTGATTCTAGTCTATGTCGTTCTAGCCATCGCGAGCTCCTTGTGCATACTCGTCAGAGCATTGCTTGTATCGATGACTGGTTTCAAGATGGCTACTGAGCTCTTCACACAGATGCATCTCCGTGTTTTTCGTGCTTCCATGTCTTTCTTTGATGTCACACCAATGGGGAGAATCTTGAATAGA GCATCTACAGACCAAAGTGTAGTGGACTTGAGACTACCGGGTCAATTTGCATATGTTGCTATTGCTGCTATTAACATATTGGGGATTATGGGAGTGATGATACAGGTCGCTTGGCAGGTCCTTATCATCTTCATCCCTGTCGTCGCTGCAAGTGCCTGGTACCGG CATTATTACATATCTGCGGCTAGGGAACTCGCGAGACTAGCTGGAATAAGCAGATCGCCTTTGGTGCATCATTTTTCAGAAACACTCTCAGGGGTAACAACTATCAGAAGCTTTGATCAAGAACCGAGGTTCCTCGGTGACATTATGAAACTCAGCGACTGTCTTTCTCGTCTGAGGTTCCATTCCACTGGTGCAATGGAATGGCTCTGCTTCCGCCTTGAACTCTTATCCACTATCGCATTTGCGGTATCACTTGTTATCGTAGTTTCTGCCCCTGAAGGGACAGTTAATCCAA GCTTTGCAGGATTGGCTATTACATATGCACTCAATCTAAACAGCCTGCAATCAACTTTGGTATGGACGCTTTGTGATCTCGAGAACAAGATGATATCCGTGGAGAGAATGCTTCAGTACGTAGACATCCCTAGTGAACCGTCTCTGGTGATTGAATCAACTCGGCCTGAGAAGTCATGGCCTTCTCGCGGAGAGATTACCATTAGTAATCTCCAGGTGCGGTATGGGCCGCATTTGCCTATGGTGCTGCATGGACTGACGTGTACTTTCCCTGGAGGCTTGAAGACAGGAATCGTTGGAAGAACAGGATGTGGCAAGTCCACTCTGATTCAAACCCTTTTCAGGATTGTGGAGCCAACGGCCGGAGAGATTAGAATCGATGGGATAGATATCTTGACCATTGGGTTGCACGACCTGCGTTCTAGGCTAAGTATCATACCTCAAGATCCGACCATGTTTGAAGGCACGGTTCGTAGCAACTTGGACCCTCTCGAGGAATACAGTGATGACCAAATCTGGGAGGCGCTCGACAAGTGTCAGCTCGGGGATGAAGTGAGGAAGAAAGAGCTGAAACTAGATTCATCTGTTAGTGAGAATGGACAGAACTGGAGTGTTGGTCAGAGACAGCTGGTGTGCTTGGGAAGAGTCTTGCTCAAGAGAAGCAAAGTGTTGGTTCTTGATGAAGCCACTGCTTCTGTAGATACTGCGACTGATAATCTGATCCAGGAGACTCTGAGGCAGCACTTTAGGGATTGTACGGTGATAACAATAGCGCATAGAATATCATCTGTTATAGACAGCGATATGGTCTTGCTCCTAGACCAAG GGCTTATCAAGGAACATGATTCACCGGGGAGATTGCTTGAAGACAAGTCTTCTTCGTTCTCAAAGCTTGTGGCAGAGTACACAACGAGTTCGGAATCCAAATTCAGCAGAAGCTGTTAA